The following nucleotide sequence is from Roseivirga sp. BDSF3-8.
GTAATCCCATACAATGTATATAGATGACGTGGGAAATATAAGGGCTTTCACTGAAAAAGCTGTTCTGATGTGAGATTATCCCATAAACACAAAAAAAGAGGTCATCTGCCTGCGACAGATGACCTAACCTATAAACATACTTATCGGTGGCTCAAAGGGGCTCGTTACATCACTCCCACTTCGAAAAGTTTTACCACGCCATCGCCTTCAGAGCTCACGACGAGCAGGCTCCGGCCGGTAGGGCTATCCTCTGCAGAGATAAATAGCAGGCCTTCGGGAGCGTCGCCGGTTTCCAGCAACTGCAGGAAGGTGGGGCTGGCGGGGTTGCTGATATCGTATAGGAGTACAGCGTCTGCACGCTCGAGGCCTATAAAGGCGATGGTGCGGTTACTTATCCTTCCTACAGTGACGCCCTCGGGCTCGGTACCTTTATCATCGCTGCGGTTATCGGGGTACAGGCTGCTGTTTTGCTGTACGCGCGTTTCTGTATCGTTTCCGCTATCATAAACCAGCTCACCGGTGGCGCCATTCCAGATGCTGAAGGATCGCCCGCCATAGGCGTAAAGCTCTTCGTACTCATCGTCCTGGTCTGTATTGCCCTGTGCCAGTGTAATTTTGAGGCGCCCTAGCTGGTCCGCCTGCTGCAGGGTACTGGCCTCAGGGAATATGGCAGGGTCCAGGATCAGGTCCTCCACGCGGGCCTCTTCGCTATAGCCATCGTAATCGCGGGCATCGCCTTCATTTGCGGAGACTACATAGCTGACGTTTCCCTGGGTAAAGCTGGCGAGGGCATCGGGCATAAAGAAGCTTTTCACGGGCCAGGCACCAGACTGAAGGGCATTATCCTCATCGCTTACATCAAAAAGATCAGGTGATTGGGAAAAGTCTTTGGTACCAAGAGGAAAGATGGCGGTAATGGCTTTGCCGGAGAGGTCAATGCGGGCAATGCCGTTGTTTTCCTGCAGGCTGACCCAGGCTGTCCGGCTGTCTTCTGAAATAGTCACATACTCCGGCTCAATGTCCTGTGCAAAGGACGCATGCGGGCCAAATACTCTGAACCCGCCGGCTTCCAGGGTACTTTGCTGGCTGGCAAAAAATCCAAAACCGAGGGTATTAACTGAGTAGTCACTCATGGTAATGATGGACACTGAGCCTTCGGGGTCTGTGGTGTAGGCATCGTTAGGTTCACCCTCATTGGCTACTACGGCATAGGCTCCGTCTGGGCTGAAAGTAACCATGTCTGGCAGGGCCCCTACGGTTACTGCCTGAATCTGCTGAAAGTCGGAGGTATTGAAGAAGAGAACCAGGCCGTTATCGGTGCCGTTAGCTCCTTCTACTGCGGCAGCCAGGATGCCATTAGATACGGCAACACTGTTCACATTGGCACTAACAGAAATAAACCGGTCAAAAGAGGGAGAAGCGGGATTGGCAATATCAACAACATCTATGCGTGAGGCATCGGCATTGTTTACTACAAAGAGTTTTTTTGTGGTGGCGTCGTAGGCGGATATTTCAGCAGCCCCTTCACCGCCTGCAAGGCTTATTTCTCCTATTTCACTAAAAGCTGAAGGGTCTTCCGTTGCTACA
It contains:
- a CDS encoding choice-of-anchor I family protein; translated protein: MRRPLALLLITSLGFSLSCNDDDESPAPAAPVATEDPSAFSEIGEISLAGGEGAAEISAYDATTKKLFVVNNADASRIDVVDIANPASPSFDRFISVSANVNSVAVSNGILAAAVEGANGTDNGLVLFFNTSDFQQIQAVTVGALPDMVTFSPDGAYAVVANEGEPNDAYTTDPEGSVSIITMSDYSVNTLGFGFFASQQSTLEAGGFRVFGPHASFAQDIEPEYVTISEDSRTAWVSLQENNGIARIDLSGKAITAIFPLGTKDFSQSPDLFDVSDEDNALQSGAWPVKSFFMPDALASFTQGNVSYVVSANEGDARDYDGYSEEARVEDLILDPAIFPEASTLQQADQLGRLKITLAQGNTDQDDEYEELYAYGGRSFSIWNGATGELVYDSGNDTETRVQQNSSLYPDNRSDDKGTEPEGVTVGRISNRTIAFIGLERADAVLLYDISNPASPTFLQLLETGDAPEGLLFISAEDSPTGRSLLVVSSEGDGVVKLFEVGVM